A single Caretta caretta isolate rCarCar2 chromosome 2, rCarCar1.hap1, whole genome shotgun sequence DNA region contains:
- the ACKR2 gene encoding atypical chemokine receptor 2, whose product MSTMLHTTDNPANLTDYEYQYLEEEDYIQFLLCTKENVKAFGKVFLPMLYTTVFLLGLPGNCLLFAILIKYTKNKKMTEVYLLNLTVSDLLFVVTLPFWATYAASQWVFGNAFCKIISVIYTTNFYSGIFFVSCMSLDKYLEIVHAWSNKNLRAPRKSFLVSSVVWVISIVLSIPDFIFMQVQDLHNGRRVCHLDYGLHNSIWQLLFQFQQILLGFFLPFLCMVFFYSRVACVLTALMSPGKKRALRLVVLLVVVFFVLWFPYNVTLFLHLLQNLHVIKDCETSKHLDYAMQVTESLAFIHCCLNPLLYAFVNKRFRLHLKKIFGAIFRRQDFFVLQVSETSRSSSRCTDQVEMTSITNV is encoded by the coding sequence ATGTCTACCATGCTGCATACCACAGATAACCCAGCCAATCTGACTGACTACGAGTACCAATACTTAGAGGAGGAGGATTACATCCAGTTTTTGCTTTGCACAAAGGAAAATGTCAAGGCGTTTGGCAAGGTGTTCCTGCCAATGCTCTATACAACAGTGTTTCTGCTTGGATTGCCTGGGAACTGTCTACTCTTTGCCATCTTGATCAAATATACCAAGAACAAGAAAATGACCGAGGTGTATCTGCTGAATCTGACCGTTTCAGACCTTCTTTTCGTGGTAACCCTTCCCTTCTGGGCCACGTACGCAGCGTCTCAGTGGGTGTTTGGGAATGCCTTCTGCAAGATCATAAGTGTCATCTACACCACCAACTTCTACAGTGGCATCTTCTTTGTCAGCTGCATGAGTCTGGACAAATACCTGGAGATTGTTCAtgcttggtccaataaaaactTAAGGGCCCCAAGAAAGAGCTTCCTTGTCTCTTCAGTAGTGTGGGTTATTTCCATAGTGCTGTCTATTCCTGACTTTATCTTCATGCAGGTGCAGGATCTCCACAACGGGAGACGAGTTTGCCACCTCGACTATGGCCTGCACAACTCCATCTGGCAGCTTCTCTTTCAATTCCAGCAGATCCTGCTAGGCTTCTTCCTTCCATTCCTTTGCATGGTGTTCTTCTACTCCCGCGTAGCTTGTGTCCTCACTGCGTTAATGTCTCCTGGCAAGAAGAGAGCTCTCCGCCTGGTCGTTCTTTTGGTGGTAGTTTTCTTTGTGCTATGGTTCCCGTACAACGTTACCCTCTTTCTGCATTTGTTGCAAAACCTCCATGTGATTAAGGATTGTGAAACTAGCAAGCACTTGGACTACGCTATGCAAGTGACTGAGAGCCTTGCCTTTATTCATTGTTGCCTCAACCCCTTGCTGTATGCTTTTGTGAACAAACGGTTCAGGTTACACTTAAAGAAGATTTTTGGGGCCATATTCAGGAGGCAGGATTTCTTTGTTCTCCAGGTGTCCGAGACAAGTCGTTCTTCTAGTAGGTGCACCGACCAAGTAGAAATGACAAGCATCACGAATGTGTAA